A section of the Chryseobacterium scophthalmum genome encodes:
- a CDS encoding T9SS type B sorting domain-containing protein — protein sequence MIKKLLFSLLFIFHISAFAQEDCNSAITVCGNSNINYTPSGIGNINEILGGCLSFENHSVWYKFTIATSGTLTFDLVPTGPVDYDWAIYGPNVTCSNRGAPIRCNASGNFTNTGMNMTNTNTSSGAGNTNPYCRYMDVVAGQTYYLYIDNWSSTVYTFNLTWGGTATFVSPFTNATTAPNPFIPPGTAGPNANSPREIGICGNTATFNFNTLSAGIINGNPNFTVNYYNTANNAATGTNPITTPTTVNTTTTYYYSISYQDPNNPTSTASSCKQTNAIVFKDRSLTASISSSTTKLCPGGSIVLTSNNTTGNTWSTGETTPSITITTPGTYTLTSTNGVCTSPQASINITQDTDANPQISGNLILCEAGSTTLTATSTGTGNTYLWSTGATTAAINVTTPGTYTVTVKTLANCQYTKSVTVIQGVVPVAQNATLSNCSNTTTAVFNLTTAEPNISTTPGVTFDYYLNQADAIAGNTSIIATPTTFPSGNATIYVRVKSTTCAKIVTLQLNVTQLSAPTITSSSTTICFGGNVTLTSSAATGNTWSNGATTQTITVTTGGTYSVTVSNGICTSAPTSVTLTTEADPNLQISGNLISCGSPSNLTATSNGAGNTYVWSTGAAGNIISVSTPGTYTVTVTTPAHCQYTKSVTVTQGAVPVTQNTSLSLCSNSNTGTFNLVSAQPNISTSPGVTFSYYVNQADALAENSNTIPVPTTYTSGNTIIYVLVKTGSCSRIAELQLIVNLKPIPTITSSSNIICNNNPVTLTSNFATGNTWSNGATTQTITTTIPGTYTLIHNNGTCTSEPVSINITQGTNPNVQISGTLTFCEGTSTTLTATANGTGNTFLWSNGANTATATINTPGTHTVTVTTPDGCQYTKSVTTIMDPAIIVNINAPGEINCTNTQITLNATLSTYQPGATFLWTATGGGNIVSGANTLTPIVNNAGTYTLTITSATVNGCTKQASVNVIKNTTPPVINISAIKTTICKGESTTLTAIGANTYTWTGIASNGNTQTVSPTTTTTYTVTGIGANGCAAANPATITITVVPEITSTLHSIEICKGDKGVLDAGAGPNYTYIWNTGATTQTINTTTAGTYSVTINNGVCTKTFTATVGYIVTPEIKEITYNNNLLTIIIKNTGTLPLEYSIDNGVTWQNSNVFSVMKNTQYSIKVKYQGATCETSTEYYTFFMANVITPNSDGKNDVIDFSEISKYGNFEGGIFDRYGKTVFKASPKTPIWDGKYIGRPLPTETYWYKLSWEDRITKKTVQISGWILLKNRD from the coding sequence ATGATAAAAAAATTACTCTTTTCTTTATTATTCATCTTCCACATTTCAGCTTTTGCTCAGGAAGATTGCAACTCTGCAATTACAGTGTGCGGAAATTCAAACATCAACTATACTCCTTCAGGAATAGGAAATATCAATGAAATACTTGGCGGATGCCTTTCTTTTGAAAATCATTCCGTATGGTACAAATTTACTATTGCCACAAGCGGAACTTTAACTTTCGATCTTGTACCAACCGGACCTGTTGATTACGACTGGGCAATTTACGGTCCCAATGTAACCTGCTCAAACAGAGGTGCACCAATCAGATGTAATGCTTCGGGAAATTTCACCAATACCGGGATGAACATGACCAATACCAACACTTCATCAGGAGCCGGAAACACTAATCCTTACTGTAGATATATGGATGTTGTAGCTGGTCAAACCTATTATTTATATATTGACAATTGGTCATCAACTGTATATACTTTTAATTTAACATGGGGAGGAACAGCAACATTTGTCTCTCCTTTTACCAATGCCACAACTGCTCCAAATCCGTTTATCCCACCAGGAACAGCAGGACCAAACGCAAACTCACCAAGAGAAATTGGAATTTGTGGAAATACCGCAACTTTCAACTTTAATACTCTATCTGCGGGAATTATAAATGGAAATCCTAATTTCACAGTAAATTATTACAACACTGCAAATAATGCAGCAACAGGAACAAATCCAATAACCACTCCAACTACAGTAAATACAACAACAACTTATTACTACAGTATTAGTTATCAAGACCCAAACAATCCAACGAGCACAGCCAGTTCTTGTAAACAAACTAATGCTATTGTTTTCAAAGACAGAAGCTTAACCGCTTCAATATCTTCCTCTACAACCAAACTTTGTCCAGGGGGAAGTATTGTTCTAACCTCCAACAATACTACAGGAAATACCTGGTCAACAGGAGAAACTACACCATCCATCACAATAACAACTCCGGGAACGTATACTTTAACAAGCACTAATGGAGTCTGCACAAGCCCACAAGCTTCAATAAACATTACTCAAGACACCGATGCAAATCCGCAGATTAGTGGTAATTTAATTTTATGCGAAGCCGGCTCCACCACTCTTACAGCTACCTCAACCGGAACAGGGAATACTTATTTATGGTCAACCGGAGCTACAACAGCTGCCATCAACGTGACAACTCCAGGAACTTATACAGTAACTGTAAAAACTTTAGCAAATTGCCAATACACAAAATCTGTAACTGTGATACAAGGCGTTGTTCCGGTAGCTCAAAACGCAACACTATCAAATTGTTCCAATACAACAACTGCAGTTTTTAATTTAACTACTGCAGAACCAAATATCAGTACAACTCCAGGAGTAACTTTCGACTATTATTTGAATCAGGCAGATGCTATTGCCGGAAATACAAGCATAATAGCTACCCCAACAACTTTTCCTTCAGGAAATGCTACAATTTACGTGAGAGTAAAATCGACAACCTGCGCAAAAATCGTTACACTGCAATTAAATGTTACCCAACTTTCTGCGCCAACAATCACAAGCTCATCTACTACAATATGCTTTGGAGGAAATGTAACATTAACATCCAGCGCAGCAACAGGAAACACTTGGTCAAATGGTGCCACAACACAAACCATCACCGTAACAACTGGCGGAACTTATTCCGTAACTGTTTCTAATGGAATTTGTACAAGCGCACCTACTTCAGTCACTTTAACAACGGAAGCTGATCCCAATCTTCAAATTTCAGGCAATCTGATTAGTTGCGGATCTCCCTCTAACTTAACCGCAACTTCTAATGGAGCAGGAAACACTTATGTATGGTCAACCGGAGCTGCAGGAAATATAATTTCAGTTTCTACCCCAGGAACCTACACCGTAACTGTAACAACTCCAGCCCACTGTCAGTATACAAAATCTGTGACGGTTACTCAAGGAGCAGTTCCTGTTACGCAAAACACATCTTTAAGTTTGTGTTCCAACTCAAATACAGGAACATTTAATTTAGTTTCAGCTCAACCAAATATCAGCACAAGTCCGGGAGTTACTTTTAGTTATTACGTAAATCAAGCTGATGCTTTAGCAGAAAATAGTAACACAATTCCGGTTCCGACAACTTACACTTCCGGAAATACAATCATTTATGTTTTAGTTAAAACCGGTTCTTGTTCTAGAATTGCAGAATTACAGTTAATTGTTAATTTAAAACCAATTCCTACAATTACAAGTTCGTCTAATATAATTTGTAATAACAATCCGGTTACCTTAACATCAAATTTTGCAACAGGAAATACCTGGTCAAATGGCGCAACAACACAAACAATAACCACCACTATCCCCGGAACATACACTTTAATTCATAATAATGGAACGTGTACGAGTGAACCTGTTTCAATAAATATTACTCAGGGAACAAATCCTAATGTTCAAATTTCTGGAACATTAACATTCTGCGAAGGCACTTCAACAACATTAACAGCTACAGCAAACGGAACAGGAAACACATTTTTATGGTCAAACGGAGCAAACACAGCAACAGCAACAATAAATACTCCGGGAACCCATACCGTAACAGTGACAACTCCAGACGGTTGTCAATACACAAAATCTGTAACAACAATTATGGATCCTGCCATTATTGTCAATATTAATGCACCTGGAGAAATAAACTGTACAAACACACAAATCACTCTAAATGCAACACTTTCTACTTATCAACCCGGAGCTACGTTTTTATGGACGGCAACCGGAGGTGGAAATATTGTTTCAGGAGCAAATACACTAACTCCAATTGTAAATAATGCAGGAACCTATACTTTAACCATTACGAGCGCAACTGTAAATGGATGCACAAAACAAGCTTCTGTAAACGTTATTAAAAACACCACCCCTCCAGTAATAAATATTTCAGCAATCAAAACCACGATTTGTAAAGGTGAATCTACTACTCTTACTGCAATTGGAGCAAATACTTACACCTGGACAGGAATAGCAAGCAACGGCAACACACAAACTGTTTCACCAACAACCACCACAACCTACACCGTAACCGGAATAGGCGCAAATGGGTGTGCAGCAGCAAATCCAGCAACAATTACCATAACTGTAGTACCGGAAATCACCTCAACATTACACAGTATTGAAATCTGCAAAGGCGACAAAGGAGTTTTAGATGCAGGAGCCGGACCTAACTACACTTACATCTGGAACACAGGAGCAACAACACAAACAATAAATACAACAACAGCGGGAACTTATTCGGTTACTATTAATAATGGGGTTTGTACAAAAACTTTCACCGCAACCGTAGGGTATATTGTAACCCCAGAAATTAAAGAAATCACTTACAACAACAATCTATTAACGATCATTATTAAAAACACCGGAACTCTCCCCTTAGAATATTCTATAGACAATGGAGTAACCTGGCAAAATTCAAATGTATTCAGTGTCATGAAAAACACTCAATATTCTATAAAGGTAAAATATCAAGGTGCAACGTGTGAAACTTCGACTGAATATTACACGTTCTTTATGGCAAATGTCATTACACCAAATAGCGATGGCAAAAATGATGTCATTGATTTTAGTGAAATCAGCAAATACGGAAATTTTGAAGGAGGCATTTTTGACCGATATGGAAAAACAGTATTCAAAGCATCACCAAAAACACCGATTTGGGATGGTAAATATATTGGCAGACCTCTACCTACAGAAACATACTGGTACAAATTAAGTTGGGAAGATAGAATTACCAAAAAAACAGTACAAATATCTGGTTGGATTTTGTTAAAAAACAGAGATTAA
- the rpsU gene encoding 30S ribosomal protein S21 encodes MLIIPVKDGESIDRALKKYKRKFDKTGTVRQLRSRQAFIKPSVTLRQSRLKAAYKQRGLSKEEQA; translated from the coding sequence ATGTTAATAATTCCAGTAAAAGACGGAGAGTCTATCGACAGAGCGTTAAAAAAATATAAAAGAAAATTTGATAAAACGGGTACAGTTCGTCAATTAAGATCTAGACAAGCTTTTATCAAGCCTTCTGTAACTCTTAGACAATCTAGGCTGAAAGCAGCTTATAAGCAAAGAGGATTAAGCAAGGAAGAGCAAGCTTAA